In the Theileria annulata strain Ankara isolate clone C9 chromosome 1 map unlocalized, *** SEQUENCING IN PROGRESS *** genome, AGACTCAAATACCAAACCACCTAGATCTGTTCTCCTTCGTGCATTGTTATTGACATTTTGGAAACGAACATTATTTGGTTTACTTGGCATTGTGGTTACTAATGTACTTAGTATGAGCATTGCATTACTTGTCAAGCATCTACTTGATACATTAAACACTAAGTCGTTTACTCTAGCTAAGATATTTTTGTTTCTATTCTCTATAATAGGattacaaattatagaTGGATTATTGATCGAGAACTTCACTTTTTATCTAAATAGACTAAGGCTTATATGGGAATATTCAGTAGCAGTAGGTGTGTTTCAACATGGCTTATCTCATAGGCGCAActtcaataataatattaatggaTCAAACTTCTTGAACGTTTGTAACAATGTCCTACATAGTTGTTCCCCTGATTCTGATTGTTCAAAAAATCCTTTGTATTGTCCTGCCAGGCGTTTCCAAAACAAAGATATTACTCCTAACATATTCACGTTTGAGTATAATGATTCATTCTACATCTCAATGTTTTTAGAATCCGCAGTACCAATTGTCAATTTTTTGTCCAACTTCATTTATGGAGCTGTATTAATTTCGACTCAGATTAAGATTAATGTATGGGTCCTGTTCTTAGTTGGAATATTTTTCACATTCTTGCTGATCGTTGTTGAGATCATAAATACTTACTTGCTTCACTTTGTCTGTCTTATAAAGGATTATAGGATTTCAGAatgtattgaaattatatctGAGTTACCTCTGATCAACAAATTACTTTATGATGATATTGCCATTAACACCATTACTGAGACTAGGAATAGTGAactaatgttaattttggTTAGAATATTCTTAACGGCGTTCAATAAGTCCTTGTGTGTTATATGCAACAATGTGACGTTTTTTGTCTTGATGagttattttgtaaaatcaGTTAGAGATGCAGAAGTTATTAAAGATGTTGACGTTGGAGGTTTCTTGTCATcattttacatatttttcaGGATTATCAACTCAATGTTCATGTTACCTTATGCACTATTTAGATTAGCCACTTCATATGTATCATATAACAGAGTTAAAAAATTCCTTATCGATTGTTCTCCTAACTTTTACATTAGTGATAACAAACACACAGGCTCCACAAATATGTCATCCGTACTTCCAGATGTAACTAAAGAGATTGACAAGGATGTCGTAGTTTTGTATAAGGATGCTTCTTTCTCATGGGTCAACAACAGGAAGGATTTTGCTAATAAGAATAATGAGGTTTATTTGAAGAATGTTAATTTCCAGCTTAAGAGGGGTGAAATTGCAATAATTACAGGTACTCAAGGTTGTGGTAAATCTAACTTTATCAAGTCTGTACTGGGTGAAATGACACTAGTCAGTGGTTCAATGGCTGTAGTTCCTCTCCATACATCAATGCCTATATTTTATGCTTCTGAATATATATGGCTAAAAGAAGGAACCATTAGATCAAACATTACATTTGGACATATATTTGATCAGGATATATATAACTCAGTCATCAAGGGGCTTGAACTTGAATCTGATATATTATCTTGGGAGAGAGGTGACTTCAGAGTGGTTTCAGATAATGCTCATTCACTCAGTTGTGGTCAGAGAGTTAGGATGGAGATGGCTAGAGCCATTTATGCCTATCTCATATTTAGTAAAGTTAACAAGGATTATAATAGCCAATGTTCATTCTTGATGTGCCTTGATTCACAATTCCATGGATTAGATCCATATGTTTCTAGAACTGTATTCCATAACCTATTCAATTCTAAGACTGGATTGCTTGTTAAGGATGATTTAGCTGTTATCCTTTCATCATCAATAACATTGCTTAATAAATGTGTCTCACCATCAAAATTAACTGAATATCACAACATTCCCATATACGAgattgataataaatacgTTTATTTCTATTGTTATTTGTCTGATTTCTTTAGGGACAAAAAAACACCGAACGGTTTTGAATATATCACATCACCATCAGTTCCATACAAGCTAAATTTCTTCACTAAGgatttactaaaattatgttattCGGGTTCCACCACCAGTTTATTGAGGAATTATGTAACGAAATCGAAGTACAGACGTTCACTAACATCTATCATCCAAGAATGTTATGccaatgataaatttaatccaTACCTAGTATATTTCAAAGCAGCTGGTTTTGCCTTTGTTTTGTTCATAATCTTTTCGCTGGCATCAAGCGTTATGGACAACTCCAAATTCATCCTCGCAACTGATCTTACAGATTATATGTTCAAGAAAACAGCTGACTATGAAGATGGAGTCTCAGTTGACATGTCAGAAGTTAGATCACACAGCGATTCTGCCCTGAACGTAATGTTGATCATTGTCTCAGTTATTGTAGGCGGTTCCttaatatcaatattatttttcacaTTTTCAACTCTAATGGCATCTAAAAAGATTCATGA is a window encoding:
- a CDS encoding (subtelomeric) ABC-transporter protein family member, putative (Tap-921d01.p1c.cand.1 - score = 61.16;~SMART 11 transmembrane domains at aa 141-160, 175-197, 286-308, 323-345, 401-423, 443-465, 838-860, 901-923, 960-982, 997-1019, 1086-1108; 2 AAA (SM0382) domains at aa 549-736, E()=1.09e+00; 1265-1443, E()=7.27e-07;~11 probable transmembrane helices predicted for TA17350 by TMHMM2.0 at aa 141-160, 175-197, 286-308, 323-345, 401-423, 443-465, 838-860, 901-923, 960-982, 997-1019 and 1086-1108), whose product is MGRRRDISELCNERFQDDHDKPVSEHHYWESKSYSKTYFKNKSLYLKFRYYDSTSVLKFLFFHWVAKWAFLLSKQYVEPYKLHPLPVADQILHWYPIFSKNLSDGLLSLESYETSQYGDSNTKPPRSVLLRALLLTFWKRTLFGLLGIVVTNVLSMSIALLVKHLLDTLNTKSFTLAKIFLFLFSIIGLQIIDGLLIENFTFYLNRLRLIWEYSVAVGVFQHGLSHRRNFNNNINGSNFLNVCNNVLHSCSPDSDCSKNPLYCPARRFQNKDITPNIFTFEYNDSFYISMFLESAVPIVNFLSNFIYGAVLISTQIKINVWVLFLVGIFFTFLLIVVEIINTYLLHFVCLIKDYRISECIEIISELPLINKLLYDDIAINTITETRNSELMLILVRIFLTAFNKSLCVICNNVTFFVLMSYFVKSVRDAEVIKDVDVGGFLSSFYIFFRIINSMFMLPYALFRLATSYVSYNRVKKFLIDCSPNFYISDNKHTGSTNMSSVLPDVTKEIDKDVVVLYKDASFSWVNNRKDFANKNNEVYLKNVNFQLKRGEIAIITGTQGCGKSNFIKSVLGEMTLVSGSMAVVPLHTSMPIFYASEYIWLKEGTIRSNITFGHIFDQDIYNSVIKGLELESDILSWERGDFRVVSDNAHSLSCGQRVRMEMARAIYAYLIFSKVNKDYNSQCSFLMCLDSQFHGLDPYVSRTVFHNLFNSKTGLLVKDDLAVILSSSITLLNKCVSPSKLTEYHNIPIYEIDNKYVYFYCYLSDFFRDKKTPNGFEYITSPSVPYKLNFFTKDLLKLCYSGSTTSLLRNYVTKSKYRRSLTSIIQECYANDKFNPYLVYFKAAGFAFVLFIIFSLASSVMDNSKFILATDLTDYMFKKTADYEDGVSVDMSEVRSHSDSALNVMLIIVSVIVGGSLISILFFTFSTLMASKKIHEYCLSSVFKNSSSVIKIKKQINQIITYFSSDIIFIDQYIGDMIFTTFLSFIQTAISIGTLFYTIPLSIPFIFVSLVLAFEFVAFKIIKSFKNIQLGSLETMSQINTSCEDAILGSPIYRSFKKDWELINDIIERNDYKTRCWYLATSLGSWASVLFNWLFSLTTALFLTALIIFDKFTNYKMNVGYFGLGLSLSSSVIKSFNNCSFCFARLQVFICSLRRFQCFIPPGTKYVFDKFRNVNEEDIVINSSKLEDQVNKKMLLKRRALEFKETKPNLIKRMLYNPKINITDICKYLPSEHSGVVLKHLCVYTTSEMNEEGLILNNINASPSRSDIIGIIGRTGAGKTTLLSVLQNTVRHRSGQVLLDGKDLQDIPKSLIRHVIGVLPQLPFVFKGWTIRRFLDPRRLFTDDEINEALDNCGLLEFVNNLHGGRKLDTIIMPKPLKLKKTKDQSESFNKGKEPFSEESSMTLDDLSSVGTMLSVTQLRTLWFAKLVLYRHLYRMLIIDEPPSDNISEDGSEVQDIGIPIYELLDKYFKHCTCFVTAHYAKVLKSCTSVWVMHNGKLIKTCKASEVSKNESISNIIEEMVNKYSN